In the genome of Acaryochloris sp. CCMEE 5410, the window GCAAGAGTTGCTGAATATCTTTGTGCCAGCCAGTGAACGTCAGTCCAGACTTTCCTCCCCGGCTGTCCCCTCTGAAGAAGTAGACCTCACCCAATCCCTCTCCAAGCAAAAAACCGTTATTCAGCCCCAGAAAAATCAGCCTGGGACGACGCTTCAACCCCGCCAATCTCAGCCGGCCCAACCTCAGTCGGCCCAGCTTCAACCGGCCCAGCCTCAGCCGGCCCCCATGAACTATCTAGAGCAAATTCTCTATGAATTAATTGCCAAACCCATTGGGATTCAAAGCGCATTTTTAGTGTCCATAGAAGGACTACCCATCACCTCTCCCATTGGTATTAGCGAAAATAGCGCCCTGATTATTGCTGGTACTATGCTGTATCTCGCTAGAAGTACTCACGAAGAATTGCAGTGGCAAGGCATTGAGAAAATTTCAGTCCAGGCCCAAGAAGGATACGTCATTTTAGCGAACTGTACATCAGATATTTTTCTGCTGGTCAAAGCAGCTAAGGCTTTAACGGGCTTACTAGATGGCGAGATCAACCGCACGATCAAGCGTCTCCAAACCGCCCTCCAAATTGAACATTTGGATAAAGATACTGAGTTATCTCCAGAAGCCCAGCATGAGTTAGTGACCCAACTTAATTTAGATCAGGCCGCCTCAGACTTCTTAGAGGAATCCACCGATAACTTTGACATGCAATATCGGGGCAACTCTATCCAATAGAGACTCGCTTTAGCCCTCCATGGGTATCGGTTTTCCCATGACTCTTCTATCATCCATGTCGAATCGTAGCCTCTTTAGGCTTCTATTTTTGGCATTTCATCACATTCAATTTTCTAGTCCCCCCTTAATTTCTAGTCGTTAAATCGTTAAGACCATGAGCTTATTATTTGGAGATGATCCTAAAACCCTGAATTTGCTGAGCATTGGTGAGCGGGGCGTCGGTAAAACTGTTTTTTTAGTCGGTAGCTATACCGAGTCAAACCATCGCTACGAAGGAGATCAGCCCAAAAAACGATGGTTTGACTGTGACGATCACGGTGCTCATAAAAATATCCAAGGGGTCTTGAACTATATTGCGCAAACGGGCCATTATCCCCCTCCCACCATGAAGATCGCTGACTTCACCTTTAGCTTGAAGCAGAAACGGCTGTGGGGGACACAAACCCTCTGTCACTTCCGGTGGTGGGATATGCCCGGAGAAATCTGTGATTTGAACAACCGTCAATTTCAATCGATGGTGTTGAGTTCCCAGGGTTGTTGCGTCTTTATCAATGCTTATTCCCTGATTCACGAACCGGCCTATTTAGAATCGGTCAAAGACATGATCGAATTGGTGACTGCGATCTCATCTTTGATCAAACATCACAACCTGCAGTATCCGATGGCCCTGATCTTCACCCAATGCGATCGTTTAGAGGCAGGCCCCTTAGGCCAATTGCAAATTGAGAAATGTCTAGAACCCCTGATTATTCGCCTAGAGAATGCCCGCACCAACTATCGACGGTTTTACTCCTCTATCCCGATTGTGCGCATCGACGGCACCCCCGTTCTACGGGCCAGTGGCTCTGCCGATGGCCTGGTGTGGGTCACCTCTGAACTGTGTAAAGCTCGGTCAGTCCAATCTGGACAAGATTTGGCCACGAGTTTATCCCAAAGTACCTCCCTCGATCATCAATTTGTCCCTACAGTGCGACGCCCCGGCTTTACTCTGGGACTTATTTCAGCTGGCGTGGTTGGCTTCTTAACCGTGGGGTTTGCCCTGACATCCCTCTGGTCCACCCAACCTCCCCAACAGGCACAAGCGACCCAAAGAACGCTCCAAGATCACCACAATGTGTTGACCCGAGATCCGAATAATTTAGACTCCCTGATTTCGGTCTACGACCATTATGTAGAGGTGGGTCAACTGGCTAAAGCGGTGCCGTTATTAGAGAAAATTGTGGCTCAAAAGCCGACCCATCTCGATTTAAAATTTAACTTGGCCGACCTCTATGAATTAACCGGAGAAAAGCAAAAAGCCGAAGCGACCTATGATGGGATTCTGACAGCCCAGCCCCAGGATGTTAAAGCCATTGTGGGGAAAGCAATTCTCAGGGGCGAAGCAGGCGATTTATCCACCGCTCAATCCCTATTTCAGCAGGCCGAAAACATCGCAGCGACTCAAGAGGCCAAAGGCAAAATCAAAGAGATTGCAGCCCAAACGCTGCAGACACAAGCGCCCGTCAACCCCAAAACGGAATAATGTTCTCACCGTCTCCATTCGGCGTTGAGGATAAGGGGCTATCCATCGCCCTGCAAACACAACATATTGCCGATGGGACTGCTTAACCCTGCATCACTTGTTTAATTCCTACGATTTTTGGTACACACTAAAAAAGCAAAGATTCATCATCTTTTCTGTTGATGATAATCACAGCGTTTGATAATCACAGCGTTTGTCATCAAGACAAGCTATCTTAGTGGCGTTTGGCCTTTCAGGTGATTCAATCTAAGTGGTTAACCCTTCGGATTGTAGCTCAGACTGAGCGGTCCCCAAGGGTAAAGCCCCCACCCTCTTGAGTTCTCAAGCCAACTATCCTCAAAATAATCGTGGAGAAAGCATCTTATGTCCTGGAGAAAAATTGTTGAGATCCTAGCTGGTGGACTCGCAGGATATTTGTTAGGGAAATATGCCAGTCTAGCCTTATACACCACCGTTGTTGGCCCGATCAAACTCGGCAATACAGGTCTCTTTCCAATTCTTATCTCTACGGTACTCGGATTAATTTTTTGTCTTATTCCTTTACTCCTCGGCAATGGCTTATTGCTGTCGTTCCTACCGAAGGTAGGGCTCTGGTCAACGGGAATCTCGGTGGTGATGAGTTTATATACGTTGGCCCTGGTGATCATTGCCATCGCCTTTGGCGTTTTTGGTAATAATTCGCCTTTGCCTTTGCCATTCTGGTTATAATTCTCTTCAATTTAGGGCTGGGGCTCAGCCCTTGCTGTAACCCCCGAGTATCAGGCGCTGAACATCAATGTTTTAGGATAGGGGTATCAACACGCCAGCGCTAACGCTATGGAAGATTCTCGCGACGTTTTAGAAAATAGAACTTTAAAGCGTCTTTTTCTATTCATTTATTTGGTCCCTGTGTTTGGCGTCGTCCCGGCCCTCTGGACCCTCAGTCGACGAGATAGCGATCGCAAGCAGCGAGAAGTGAGCCGAGTAGCCACCCTGATCGGCTTGGCCTGGCTGATCGGCACCCTACTTCTGACATCCGGTGTCGCCATTACTAGCGGTGAGAATGCCCAGAGTATGGGGATTTCGCAATTATTGTTCAACAGCTTATTTACATCCAGCTATTTTCTCAGCAACCTCTGGCTGATGGTGCGAGTTTGGCGACGTCAGTCCCTCGACCTTCCAGGGCTAAAACGCATTACTAAATATTTACCCTAACGATGGCCTGGCCCCGCCTCCTTATTCTGCTATTAGGCCTCGCTATTATTTTGGGGCTGATGCTCTGGCTGATCAGCTCACTGCAATGGCTATACGCCCAAGTGGCCCTGACCTCGCCTTTTTTAGCCAACTTACTGGTGTTCTGCCTGATTGCCTTAATGGCCGTTCTGATCGGGGTTTTTATCTATTACGGTTGGCAGTTTCGAGGCCGAAAAAAGCCCAAGCAACAGCGTCCGCCTCAAGTCCCCACGGATAAGGTCGATGCCGCTGCCTCCAATCTCCGTGCCGTGCATCGTCAGATCCAGCAGATCCAAGACGAAGTCACCCGCCAAGCCCTACTGAAAGAAACGCGGCAAATGGCGAAGACCTTTACCCGCCGGGAACTCAAAATCGTCGTCTTTGGCACGGGGTCCGCAGGCAAGACCTCTTTGGTCAATGGGATTGTGGGACAAATGGTGGGGGAAGTCGGCGCAACCATCGGCACCACGGCGATAGGACAAACCTTTCGCTGTCAGCTACGCAGTGTTGATCAGGCGTTACTGGTTACGGATACCCCAGGATTATCTGAACCGGGCGTTGCCGGTACCGAGCGAGAACAGGCTGCCCGGAAGCTAGCAACAGAAGCCGATTTACTGCTGTTTGTGGTTGATGGTGATTTAACCCAGTCTGAATATCAGCCCCTAAGGGCCTTGGGCCGAATGGGTAAACGGTCTCTGTTAGTGTTCAATAAAACAGATTGCTATACCCAAACCGACCAAGACCTGATTCAGAAACGCCTGCATGAGCGTGTCCAGAACTGGATTCAGCCGGAAGACGTGGTTGCGATCGCAGCCCGTCCCCAACCCATCCGATTAGCCTCTGGGGAGATCCTAGAACCGGAGCCAGACCTCAAAGCGCTTCTCCAACGCATCTCTCGAATTCTGCGGCAAGAGGGAGAGGACTTATTTGCCGATAATATTCTGCTTCAATCCCAACGTTTAGGGGCAGAAGCTCGACAGCAGATCGATCAAGAACGTCGTCAGCAAGCCGACCAAATTGTCGATCGGTTTCAATGGATCGGCGCTGGCGTGATTTGGGTCACCCCGGTCCCCGTCATTGATTTGCTAGCAACCGCTGCCGTCAACACCCAAATGGTGATTGAGATTGCCAAAATTTATGGCTGCGATCTGACCCTCGATCGAGCCAAAGACTTGGCCCTCTCCCTCGCGAAGACCATGGTCAGTTTGGGCATAGTCAAAGGTGCGATTGAAGTATTTGCCCGGGCCTTGCAGTTTAGTGTGGTGGGATTTGTCGTCGGTAAAACCATTCAAAGCGTGGGAGCCGCCTATCTAACGCGAATCGCGGGTAAGAGCTTTATTGAATATTTTCGCAACGATCAAGAGTGGGGAGATGGCGGTATGACAGAAGTCGTCCAGCGCCAGTTTCAACTCCATCGCCGTGATCGGTTCGTCAAAGCCTTTATCCAAGAGGCGATCACCAAACTTCCAGCCGAATTCGGCCGTCGCGTCCAGGAGCAGTTAAGCCCGACTCGTTCTGAGCCGACCGACCATCCTTAACCTACTGCGCTCAAATTAAACAGGACAAGGTTATCCAGCTTACCCCCCATCCTGGGAAATCCACATTAGAATGGATTTTATATTCTCTTTATATTCTCCAGTGGATCAAGAATTGGGTAATGAGTGCCTCAATGTGAATGCATTTAGATCTAAGTCAGAGTTCCACCTCCTGTCCCGCCACAGTAGCGTCGCCTTATGGAAACATCTGAAACCTCAAATTTACAAGAACCCGTTGAAGCACAAATTGCAGTCGCGGAACGATCGTTCAACTCCACCATCAAATCCTTGAAACAACGTAGCAGTCGGAATTGGATCATTGCCGGTGTCGCCCTTGTGGGGACGGGACTCGTGGTCTGGCAGTTTTGGCCCAAAGGGGCACAACCCACGGCTCCCCAAGGACCACCACCGACGCTGGTCAAAGTTCAGACCGTCCAAACCAGTCCAGTCAAGCAAACCTCCGCCTTCCTTGGCACTTTAGAAGCCAAGCAGGGAGTGGTACTACGCCCCGAAACAGAAGGGCGAGTCACTCAGATTTTTGTCTCATCGGGGTCGAGGGTGTCCCCTGGCCAGCCTATTGTTCAACTCAGTCCAGAGAAATCTCAAGCAGACTTCGGCGCAGCGGTGGCCAATATCAACGTAGCCACCGCCGCCAGCAGTAATGCCCAAGCCCAACTTCGAGCCGTCCAAGCCGATCGCGCTAGGGCAGTTGCTGAGTTGGAGTTGCAAAATACAGAGTTTCAGCGCACCCAGACCTTGGTCAAACAAGGGGCACTGGCCAAGCAAGTATTGGATCAAGTCCGCCGCGACCGCGCCTCTGCCCAAGCGGCTCTCAGAGCAGTAGATGAGCAAATTCGTGCGGCTAAAGCCAACTTAACCCAATCTAGAGCCAGCCTCAATCAAGCCAAAGCCAGCGCCTTATCGGCTAGAGAGGATGTACAAGATACACGCATCACAGCTCCCATTGCGGGGATGGTGGGGGATATTCCCATTAAGTTGGGTTCCTTTGTACAGGCCGGTGACACCCTTACCACCATTATTCAAAATCAAACCTTAGAGATCAATCTCAATATTCCAATTGAGAAGCGCGAGCAGCTCGCAGTGGGATTACCAGTCGAACTCAGCCAAGCCCAATCCCAAGACATCCTGGCCCAGGGACGCATTAGTTTCGTCTCACCCACGGTCAATAACGAGAGTCAATCCGTCTTAGCCAAGGCCACCTTCGCCAACCCCAAAGGCACATTACGGGATGGTCAACGGGTCGAAGCTAACGTGGTTTGGCAAACCCGTCCGGGGGTATTAGTGCCCACCACCGCTGTGACACGATTGGGAGGTAAAGCCTTTGTCTTTATCGCCGATCAGCCACAACAACCAGACGGTCAAGTACCTGGGATGGTGGCTCGCCAGCAACCCGTTGAGCTAGGCAGCATCCAGGGCAACGACTACCAAGTGTTGGAGGGTATCCAAGCCGGTGAAACCATCGTTGTTTCTGGCCTGCAAACCATCAGGGATGGGGCCCAACTGCGCCTCGACACCGGCAAACCCAGCGGCAAACCGCCCCAGTAAGCTGTTTGCACTCCTGATTGCCTGATTCGATAGTCTCTCCCATTTAGCCTCTCTCCTTGGCCGTGCCTGTTGATTCCTAGCCTCCCCCCTCGCAACCGTCCTTCCCCCCTCTTATGCTTGTCAATTTTTTCATTAAGCGGCCCGTCCTGACGACCGTTTGTGCCCTCCTTATCCTGCTGATGGGCCTTGTTTGTCTCCCCACCTTACCCATTGCCCAATATCCAGATATCAGCCCAAAACAGGTCAGTATTCAGGCCAACTTTATTGGTGCCGATGCCGCCACTGTCGAAGATGGCGTGACGAGCATTCTGGAACGGGAGATTAACGGGGTCGAAGGTCTCCGCTACATGACCTCAAGCAGCAGCAACAGCGGCTCTAGCTCTATCACCGCCACCTTTGAGAATAATCGTGACCAAGATTTAGCAGCGGTGGATGTGCAGAATCGCGTCTCCAGTGTGGAGTCCCAGTTACCTGCGGCCGTCCAACAGACCGGGGTTCGGGTAACGAAACAATCCAGCAGCATTCTCATGGGCTTTGGCCTCTTCAGCGAGGATGACGAGTACGACAGTATTTTCCTGAGTAACTATGCGGACCTATATCTAACCAATGCCCTGAAGCGAGTTAATGGCGTCGGCAATGTCACTATTTTCGGGGAACGGAAATATGCCATGCGCCTTTGGCTCGACCCTGAGCGGTTAGCCAAGCGCAATCTAACCGGACAAGATGTGGTGGATGCCCTACAAGAACAAAATATTCAAGTGGGGGCGGGGCAAATTGGTCAACCGCCAGCCCCAGAAGGTCAGCAGTTCCAAATTGATATTCGCGCCGAAAGCCGATTAAATACGATTGAAGAATTTGAAGCGTTAGTCGTTGACTCCACCGACGGTAATCTGATTAAGCTCCAAGATGTCGGGCGGGTTGAATTGGGGGCTGAAAATTATGGTTCATTCTTACGGTTTCGCGGTAAAGAAGCCGTCGGTCTCGGGATTTCCCAAATCCCTGGGAGTAACGCCCTAGACGTTGCCCGAGGCGTCAAAGAAACCATGGCAGCCCTGTCTGAAGACTTCCCCCCAGGGATGACCTATGACATCGGTTTTGACACCACAGATTATGTGGAGCAGTCCCTAACGGAAGTGATCTGGACCTTAATTCAAGCCGTTGGTTTGGTGGTCCTGGTGATCTTCGTCTTTCTACAAGATTGGCGCACCACCATTATTCCCGCCGTCACCATTCCCATTTCCCTAATCGGGACGTTTGTCTTTGTAAAGCTGTTTGGCTTTTCCATCAATAGCTTGACCCTATTTGGTCTCACCCTGGCCACAGGCATGGTGGTGGATGATGCCATTGTGGTGGTCGAAAATGTCGCCGCCAAAATTCAGAATGAGGGCATCGAGCCTCGCCAAGCTGCCATTGTTGCCATGGAAGAGTTAACGGGAGCGGTCATCGCCACCTCCCTAGTATTGATGGCGGTGTTTGTACCTGTAGCCTTTTTCCCCGGTACAACCGGGGCACTATATCAACAGTTTGCCTTAACGATTGCATTTGCGATCGCACTCTCCACCTTCAACGCCCTCACCCTGACTCCCACCCTATCCGGATTACTCCTCCGTCAAAATCCCAGCATTCCTGGCTGGATAGCACCAGCCTTCAATTGGTTTAACCGCCAACAAGATCGGCTGAGTCAGAGTTACGGCAACATTTTGGACTGGATGAATCGGTTTAAATATTTCATCTTGGCGATTTTTGCGGCCCTGCTAACCTTTACTGCCTGGATTTATACCACCGTTCCTTCAGCCTTTCTACCGGAAGAAGACCAAGGGTATTTCCTCACCATTGTCGGCGCCCCCGATGGCGTATCTCTGGAATACACCAGCGATGTCATGAAAAAAATCGAAGAGGTCATGCTTCCTCTACCTGAAGTGCGGGCAACCTTTGCGGTAGGTGGATTCAGCTTTGGGGGCAATGCGTCCAATAAAGGGATTGTGTTTACCACCCTCAAACCTTGGTCAGAGCGGCGTAGTGCCGAACAATCTGCTCCAGCCATTATTAATCGAGTTCGCGGTCAATTATTCCAAATTCCCGAAGCCCGCATTCTAGCCATCAACCCACCCGCTATTCGGGGTCTTGGTAGCTATGGGGGATTCACCTTCCAACTCCAAGACCGCTCAGAGAATTTAAGCCTCGATGAGTTTGTCAGCAACTTGGGACCAATCTTGGGAGCCGCTAACAGCAATGACGCCCTCGAAGGGGCATTCACCACCTATGGGGCCAATACACCGCAACTCAAGGTCGAAGTCAATCGTCAGCGAGCCAAAGCCTTACAAGTCGATGTGGACGAAATTTTCAATACCCTGCAAATCTATTTAGGGTCTCGGTATGTCAACGATTTCAATCTAGGTCGCCGCACCTATCGGGTCTATGTGCAAGCCGATCAGCAGTTTCGCTCCAATCCCGATGACATTGGCAAGCTATACGTGCGCTCTGGCACGGACCAAATGATTCCCCTCAGTAACTTAGTCACCATTACGTCCGTAACGGGTGCTCAAACGATTAATCACTATAATCAATTCCGGTCCATTGAGATTAACGGAGCCGCCAAGGCAGGCGTAAGTTCGGGGCAAGCCTTGCAAGCCATGGAAGAAATTGCCGCTAAAGTTCTCCCACCTGGGCTAGGGTTTGAATGGTCCGGTATCTCCCTAGAAGAAATCGAGTCTGGGGGTCAAGCAACGATTATTTTCAGTTTGGGTTTGGTACTCGTTTTCCTAGTTCTGGCTGCCCAGTACGAGAGTTATGTGGACCCAGTTATCATCATGCTCTCCGTTCCCCTAGCAGTGTTAGGGGCGTTGGGAGCTCAAGTCTTACGGGGCTTTTCCAACGATATTTACTGCCAAATTGGTCTCGTAATGTTGATTGGTCTCGCGAGTAAAAACTCAATTCTGATCGTTGAGTTTGCCAACCAACTCCGCGAGGAAGGACTCCCCATTCCTAAAGCCGCCCTGCAAGCAGCCCAACAACGACTCCGACCCATTTTAATGACCGCTATTTCCACCCTCAGCAGTATTTTCCCCCTCGTGGTGGCGTCTGGAGCTGGGGCTGGCAGTCGGCAATCCTTGGGAACAGCCGTCTTTGGCGGCATGTTTGTGGCCACATTTCTAAGTCTCTTTGTTGTGCCTATCCTGTACATCATCATTAAGGGCTTTAGCGATCGTATCTCTCCCAAAACAGCCGAACTAACGCCAACAACAGAGGTGCTAGGGGCAGAAGAAAATCTAACCGTCATTCGCAAATAAAACCGCTAACTGCCAGGTCAAATCGTCAAAAAGTGGGCTCACCCTAGTTTTATTGACATTGGTATTGCCATCAAAAAATTCTGTTTTATTTGTATTTCATGACACAAGGGATTCCAGCCGCCTAGATCTACTGGACCATCACTCATTTTTAGAGGCATTAAGCAGATTTCTCTCATTAAAGTCTTGAAAAAATGCACAACATGTGATCCATAGAAGAAAACATTGGGAACATTCAGTAGTATTCCAATGCTGTTCGTAATTTCAAGGAGAAATTATGCCGCAACGATATCGAGAGGAAGTTGAAGCATTAGCTAAAGCTTTATTAAGTAGTCACGAAAAAGATGGCCTGATTTATAGTGGGATTGCAACGCTACTTATGGTTGCCTTAACCATTTATTGGGTGGATGGACTCATTAGGCTAGGATTGATTGGTGGATAGGGTTTGAGAGTGCAAGATGATCAATTACGAAGCCCTGAGAGATCTTTCTTAAAGGGCTTTTATACACTTATTTATATCGATTTATATATAAAAAATTCAGGTCAGCAAGAAATCATTAGCTACCCTTCATCAACGGGAATCAATCAATTATTTTTTTAGCTCAGATTGTCCACAGTACTCTCCAATTTTTCTCTCGCTGTGGAATGAGTAAAGCTATCAATCTCTCCCTAAGAGTTGTTAGAGTACCCCTTGATCATAGGTTGAGTACTCTAATCCTAAAATATTGCGCAAGG includes:
- a CDS encoding c-type cytochrome biogenesis protein gives rise to the protein MSLLFGDDPKTLNLLSIGERGVGKTVFLVGSYTESNHRYEGDQPKKRWFDCDDHGAHKNIQGVLNYIAQTGHYPPPTMKIADFTFSLKQKRLWGTQTLCHFRWWDMPGEICDLNNRQFQSMVLSSQGCCVFINAYSLIHEPAYLESVKDMIELVTAISSLIKHHNLQYPMALIFTQCDRLEAGPLGQLQIEKCLEPLIIRLENARTNYRRFYSSIPIVRIDGTPVLRASGSADGLVWVTSELCKARSVQSGQDLATSLSQSTSLDHQFVPTVRRPGFTLGLISAGVVGFLTVGFALTSLWSTQPPQQAQATQRTLQDHHNVLTRDPNNLDSLISVYDHYVEVGQLAKAVPLLEKIVAQKPTHLDLKFNLADLYELTGEKQKAEATYDGILTAQPQDVKAIVGKAILRGEAGDLSTAQSLFQQAENIAATQEAKGKIKEIAAQTLQTQAPVNPKTE
- a CDS encoding YcjF family protein — protein: MAWPRLLILLLGLAIILGLMLWLISSLQWLYAQVALTSPFLANLLVFCLIALMAVLIGVFIYYGWQFRGRKKPKQQRPPQVPTDKVDAAASNLRAVHRQIQQIQDEVTRQALLKETRQMAKTFTRRELKIVVFGTGSAGKTSLVNGIVGQMVGEVGATIGTTAIGQTFRCQLRSVDQALLVTDTPGLSEPGVAGTEREQAARKLATEADLLLFVVDGDLTQSEYQPLRALGRMGKRSLLVFNKTDCYTQTDQDLIQKRLHERVQNWIQPEDVVAIAARPQPIRLASGEILEPEPDLKALLQRISRILRQEGEDLFADNILLQSQRLGAEARQQIDQERRQQADQIVDRFQWIGAGVIWVTPVPVIDLLATAAVNTQMVIEIAKIYGCDLTLDRAKDLALSLAKTMVSLGIVKGAIEVFARALQFSVVGFVVGKTIQSVGAAYLTRIAGKSFIEYFRNDQEWGDGGMTEVVQRQFQLHRRDRFVKAFIQEAITKLPAEFGRRVQEQLSPTRSEPTDHP
- a CDS encoding efflux RND transporter periplasmic adaptor subunit, yielding METSETSNLQEPVEAQIAVAERSFNSTIKSLKQRSSRNWIIAGVALVGTGLVVWQFWPKGAQPTAPQGPPPTLVKVQTVQTSPVKQTSAFLGTLEAKQGVVLRPETEGRVTQIFVSSGSRVSPGQPIVQLSPEKSQADFGAAVANINVATAASSNAQAQLRAVQADRARAVAELELQNTEFQRTQTLVKQGALAKQVLDQVRRDRASAQAALRAVDEQIRAAKANLTQSRASLNQAKASALSAREDVQDTRITAPIAGMVGDIPIKLGSFVQAGDTLTTIIQNQTLEINLNIPIEKREQLAVGLPVELSQAQSQDILAQGRISFVSPTVNNESQSVLAKATFANPKGTLRDGQRVEANVVWQTRPGVLVPTTAVTRLGGKAFVFIADQPQQPDGQVPGMVARQQPVELGSIQGNDYQVLEGIQAGETIVVSGLQTIRDGAQLRLDTGKPSGKPPQ
- a CDS encoding efflux RND transporter permease subunit encodes the protein MLVNFFIKRPVLTTVCALLILLMGLVCLPTLPIAQYPDISPKQVSIQANFIGADAATVEDGVTSILEREINGVEGLRYMTSSSSNSGSSSITATFENNRDQDLAAVDVQNRVSSVESQLPAAVQQTGVRVTKQSSSILMGFGLFSEDDEYDSIFLSNYADLYLTNALKRVNGVGNVTIFGERKYAMRLWLDPERLAKRNLTGQDVVDALQEQNIQVGAGQIGQPPAPEGQQFQIDIRAESRLNTIEEFEALVVDSTDGNLIKLQDVGRVELGAENYGSFLRFRGKEAVGLGISQIPGSNALDVARGVKETMAALSEDFPPGMTYDIGFDTTDYVEQSLTEVIWTLIQAVGLVVLVIFVFLQDWRTTIIPAVTIPISLIGTFVFVKLFGFSINSLTLFGLTLATGMVVDDAIVVVENVAAKIQNEGIEPRQAAIVAMEELTGAVIATSLVLMAVFVPVAFFPGTTGALYQQFALTIAFAIALSTFNALTLTPTLSGLLLRQNPSIPGWIAPAFNWFNRQQDRLSQSYGNILDWMNRFKYFILAIFAALLTFTAWIYTTVPSAFLPEEDQGYFLTIVGAPDGVSLEYTSDVMKKIEEVMLPLPEVRATFAVGGFSFGGNASNKGIVFTTLKPWSERRSAEQSAPAIINRVRGQLFQIPEARILAINPPAIRGLGSYGGFTFQLQDRSENLSLDEFVSNLGPILGAANSNDALEGAFTTYGANTPQLKVEVNRQRAKALQVDVDEIFNTLQIYLGSRYVNDFNLGRRTYRVYVQADQQFRSNPDDIGKLYVRSGTDQMIPLSNLVTITSVTGAQTINHYNQFRSIEINGAAKAGVSSGQALQAMEEIAAKVLPPGLGFEWSGISLEEIESGGQATIIFSLGLVLVFLVLAAQYESYVDPVIIMLSVPLAVLGALGAQVLRGFSNDIYCQIGLVMLIGLASKNSILIVEFANQLREEGLPIPKAALQAAQQRLRPILMTAISTLSSIFPLVVASGAGAGSRQSLGTAVFGGMFVATFLSLFVVPILYIIIKGFSDRISPKTAELTPTTEVLGAEENLTVIRK